TTGATAGTACTCACGCCGCCATGTCGGCATGCAGGGCGTCGTAGCCCTTGCAGGCCAGCAGAATGGTCTTCGGAACCATGTGACTGCCATCCTCGTAGTATTTCACCATCCGGCCACTGATTCCCAACGCCTCCGCCGCCCTCGCCTGGCTAAGCCCGTGCATGGCGCGCCATGACCGGAATTCCTCGGGCCGTAGTGCCTCCGCCGCTTGGTAGCGAGCCTGCCGAAAGAGAAAGGTGGCGTCCAGTTCGACATCGCCGTCCCAAGCCACTGTCCAGCCATATTCACCGACCCGCGCAGTGGCGAAAACCGCCGGCTGGCGTAGTGACGCCAGAGCCCGGCCCGTGGCGATCTCCCGCGACAGGTCCACGGTATCCTCGCCGTGGTCCCGCCACCGGATGCGCAGCACTTGACCGGACAGGGGCTCGACCGCCAAGACATTCGGGGATTTTGCGCGCGACATGGTGCCTCCTAATCGTTCAGGTC
This genomic stretch from Magnetospirillum sp. WYHS-4 harbors:
- a CDS encoding DUF2442 domain-containing protein, encoding MSRAKSPNVLAVEPLSGQVLRIRWRDHGEDTVDLSREIATGRALASLRQPAVFATARVGEYGWTVAWDGDVELDATFLFRQARYQAAEALRPEEFRSWRAMHGLSQARAAEALGISGRMVKYYEDGSHMVPKTILLACKGYDALHADMAA